Proteins from a genomic interval of Mustela lutreola isolate mMusLut2 chromosome 4, mMusLut2.pri, whole genome shotgun sequence:
- the DUSP5 gene encoding dual specificity protein phosphatase 5 — MKVTSLDGRQLRKMLRKEAAARCVVLDCRPYLAFAASSVRGSLNVNLNSVVLRRARGGAVSARYVLPDEAARARLLQEGGGGVAAVVVLDQGSRHWQKLREESAARVVLTSLLACLPAGPRVYFLKGGYETFYSEYPECCVDVQPISQEKVETEKALMSQCGKPVLSISYRPAYDQGGPVEILPFLYLGSAYHASKCEFLANLHITALLNVSRRLSEACATHVHYKWIPVEDSHTADISSHFQEAIDFIDGVREKGGKVLVHCEAGISRSPTICMAYLMKAKQFRLKDAFDYIKQRRSVVSPNFGFMGQLLQYESEILPSTPQAPSCPGEAAGSSFIAHLQTLSPDLQASYCTFPTSVLAPVPTHSTVSELGRSPMATATSC; from the exons ATGAAGGTCACGTCGCTCGACGGGCGCCAGCTGCGCAAGATGCTCCGCAAGGAGGCGGCGGCGCGCTGCGTGGTGCTCGACTGCCGGCCCTACCTGGCCTTCGCCGCCTCGAGCGTGCGCGGCTCGCTCAACGTCAACCTCAACTCCGTGGTGCTGCGGCGGGCCCGCGGCGGCGCGGTGTCGGCGCGCTACGTGCTGCCCGACGAGGCGGCGCGCGCGCGGCTGCTGCAGGAGGGCGGCGGCGGCGTGGCGGCCGTGGTGGTGCTGGACCAGGGCAGCCGCCACTGGCAGAAGCTCCGCGAAGAGAGCGCCGCGCGGGTCGTGCTCACCTCGCTGCTGGCCTGCCTGCCCGCCGGCCCGCGGGTCTACTTCCTCAAAG gaGGATATGAGACTTTCTATTCGGAATATCCTGAATGTTGTGTGGATGTACAACCCATTTCACAAGAGAAGGTTGAAACCGAGAAAGCCCTCATGAGCCAGTGTGGGAAACCAGTGCTCAGCATCAGCTACAGGCCAGCCTATGACCAG ggcGGCCCGGTTGAAATCCTCCCGTTCCTCTACCTTGGAAGTGCCTACCATGCGTCCAAGTGCGAGTTCCTCGCCAACCTGCACATCACGGCCCTGCTGAACGTCTCCCGGCGGCTTTCCGAGGCCTGCGCCACCCACGTACACTACAAATGGATCCCCGTGGAAGACAGCCACACAGCCGACATCAGCTCCCACTTTCAAGAAGCAATAGACTTCATTG atGGTGTCAGGGAAAAGGGAGGCAAGGTCCTGGTCCACTGCGAGGCTGGGATCTCCCGCTCTCCCACCATCTGCATGGCTTACCTCATGAAGGCCAAGCAGTTCCGCCTAAAGGACGCCTTCGACTACATCAAGCAGCGGCGGAGTGTGGTCTCCCCCAACTTCGGCTTCATGGGCCAGCTCCTGCAGTATGAGTCTGAGATCCTGCCTTCTACGCCTCAGGCTCCCTCCTGCCCCGGGGAGGCAGCCGGCTCGTCTTTCATAGCCCATTTGCAGACACTGAGCCCTGACCTGCAGGCTTCCTACTGCACCTTCCCTACCTCGGTGCTGGCGCCCGTGCCCACCCACTCAACAGTCTCGGAGCTTGGCAGGAGTCCCATGGCCACGGCCACGTCCTGCTAA